From one Montipora capricornis isolate CH-2021 chromosome 10, ASM3666992v2, whole genome shotgun sequence genomic stretch:
- the LOC138022407 gene encoding uncharacterized protein, whose protein sequence is MADIHFHIENADGPEEEDQEDERYEMEQEESSLQGYVTSEESVSPIVRMERFMLSDIIANRQRAARCCQDALRASKTKEEVYHVLRLMVRLSDDVGEHELSA, encoded by the exons ATGGCGG ATATTCACTTCCATATAGAAAACGCTGATGGTCCAGAAGAGGAGGACCAAGAGGACG AGAGATACGAAATGGAGCAAGAGGAGTCGTCCTTGCAGGGTTACGTCACCTCAGAAGAGTCTGTTAGCCCGATTGTCCGAATGGAGCGGTTCATGCTGAGTGACATTATCGCTAATCG GCAGAGGGCCGCGAGATGTTGCCAAGATGCGCTTAGGGCGAGTAAAACGAAGGAAGAAGTTTATCACGTCTTGAGACTGATGGTCCGTCTTTCCGACGACGTAGGTGAGCATGAGTTGAGTGCATGA